From the genome of Kluyveromyces lactis strain NRRL Y-1140 chromosome F complete sequence:
ACAGTCCAGTTGTACCATTTCCAGGGCACCTTTTAGAACACCACATAATATATTAGAATACCATAGCTCCTTCGACGCATCCATAGGTAATTCAACGAAGTCGGATAGAGGGTTTTCATCGAATATTAGAGAAAAAGAGTTCTTTGTATTGGACCAGTTGGTGACATGTGGAGTTATATTTagaaatattttgaatgcACACTTACTGATCACCTCACTTGTGGTGACAAAGTTGTCGCATCTTGGAATGGCAGTACGAGCTAGGAAGTCTTCGATAAGCCTTATTCCAATATTGTAGCCcattgaaaacaattgatCGTTtactttcttgaaatcacGCTGGTAATCTTGACATAGTTGAGAAACTATGGATCCATACGTTAGAGTAAATAGCTCCGCGTTGATCTTAACAGTACGATTCTTCCATACGGTTTCACCAATTTGTTTTATGGTTTTTGAGGATGCCAGACTTGTCGTATTAGCAGCAGAGGCCGTTTTCGAAGTGCCCGTGGTAGTGTTCATGATTAATCCGGTTTCTTGATTGGAATGTGTGTTTTCCTCACTATAAGATAGCCCTTCCCTGTGAAAGCACCCTTCAATTATACTTTAATCGATTATGTTCAATATTATAATGAAtgttctttgatttcaactttttttatttcattgtaATACTAAAAGTTGCAGAATGTGATGAGTACAGTCCTTAGACATACAAATATGGCTGAAAGCATACAGAATATAGGATGCCAGTGCCGTAACACAAATCATAGGGTGTTCATGTTCACATATCGTTATATTATAATAATTtaattcttgtttttctATAAAACTAAATATTTCCACTATACATTGAGGGGAAACTTAatctttgttcaacaaattgTCCAGGATAACTTGGTATTTACCATGAGTTGCCTTGTTAGCCTTCAGTAAAATTTCCTCTGCTCTCTTGTAAGAGTCTTCCTGTTCTTTCGATTCGTAATCGTAAAGGTTCCCTAAATCAATGATCGCTTCAGCGACGTCGACCCAGGTTTGAGGTTCATCTTCCACTTTCGCTTCTTGCAAGTACCTGATAGCATATTCAACCAATGGAATGGCTTTCGATTGTGCATTTTTAGCCTTCTCTAGAGCCTCCTTATCAGTTTGCTCTTCATCGTCGCTATCATACATCAATTCAGCAAAAGTTTTTGATGGTTCCTCGGCCAGTTTTAAGTAAAGTTGGCCAAGCGTACGCGCGATACTCTTGAACAAAACTACTGTTGGATGATCTTTATCGATGTCAGGGCCGACCTTGTTgcaaaatgatgaagatatgtcattgaacaaattcaacaaattttctttcaacCACTCGTAGTTCTGATTCatgtttttcttgattttcGTTAGTGGATGGTTTTCGTGCAATACAACCTCTACTAATTCCTCACCTTCATCATCGCTATCCAACccatcttccaattccTCTTTATCCTCGAATGTCTCAATGATGTCTAGCAAGTCATAGAAACTTAACAGCACATCATATGCCAATTGATGCTGATTTGACGAAAGAGTGTACGAACTCTTTGCCGATTCTAATAAATCATAAAGCTTGTACTTCTCGTCGTTTTGATCCAATGGAGAGAGTTGAGATATATACTGTAAGGGGATTCTTTGTAAAATAATTTTAGTTTGCGTTAAAGATAACAAAGGAGTTTCCGGGTATTTCTCAGCGCCAAGTCTATACCTTTCCAAAGCAGCATCgaaaaattcattcattctctcgtacttcttctcttcGTCATCGGTTTCTTCCGGAAGGAAAACTGTTAGCTCTGCCAAAGCCTGCGCATAAATAGAGTGAAACAAATCGCTCAGTTTTATAGTGCTATCATTGTCCTGAAGACGCAATAATCTGTCACATTCGTGCACTACACCATTTAACAATAGCTGATTATCTTTATCCTTCAGGAAAGTTTCCCACAAACCCTTTAGTTGGACTAACTCATCATCGGCATCCTCGTTTTCATCCAATGCAATTTCAATCTGGTTTGCTGCAGATGGTGCTGGTACCGTTCCCTCAGAAGATTGCTCTTCTGGCACAGCAActttttgcttcttttgtttcttacTTTTGCCTAATCCCAAAGCTCTTTTAGCCATCTTTGCAGTTCttatctttgtttttaGTTGTTCTCGTAGAGCCTTTATCACGTGAGATCTTGTGGTGAATTGAGTTTAGAAACAGGACCGACTTATACATCGCACTTGCCAGCAATTTATATAACTGCATGTATCTCTAATCTCATCTCGTAAAATGTGTCGTTAAATAAAATTGAACCATGCCACGCTCAAATCTGATGCTTACTGGCACGGCCTGTCAGCTGATTCCATACTGTATTCGTGAAAGGcgatttgaaaaagaaaatgtgaaTCTGAGATCTGAAGTCACGTGTATGTATTTATACACGTGACTTGGTGAaatgttgtttttttttttaattatCAAGCTCCACATCACAGTTGTGGCTTCAAGTCCCTTCCGATGAGTTGCAATGATGCATTCAGGCCATGTAGTGTGAGCAATTTGAATTATGTAGGTTTGAATAGAGTAAAACAGTGTAAACTAAGGCGTCAATCACTCATTTTAATACTTTCATGATTCGAGATCAGTTatagtatatatatatgtgtatGTATGTATCAAGGTTACAGTATCAGTTAAGGTAAGTACTAGTTTGGAATTCTTGTAACTTATTTATCGATATGTCCGGTAAACTAAATCATAGAGGCATACTTCTACCAATGTCTGTTCAAAATGAATCCAGGTTTATTGAGAAACGGTTTACACCGTTGATTACAAGTTTGAAATCAGTAGGAGAGCAGTATTTGCTTATTGGTACACACTCAATAAATGTAACTCAATCAAGAATTAGCAGTATACTTGACTCTGGTGCATCATGCGTGGTGATTCATAGTGGTAAGAATTCAGACCTGAAGCAATTATCTCAGAGGTTTTACGGTAATAATGATGTGGTTCTTTTAGATAGAGAGTTCCAGTTATCCGATTTGACAACTCTCGGCAGAGTTGCTGTAGGTAAGATCGTTGACAGAGTCTTTGTGAACTTGGACTCAAAACAGTCTCTGTTGATCAGAGATATCTTTGAGCAATGTCAGAAGTTAAGAATACCGATTAATACTCATCAGAGACCAGAATACTCTACGTTCTCGATATGTTCTACATACAATGATCCAGGACAAAGCGGGTTGCAGATCGCTATCACCACTAATGGGCAAGGTTGTTTACTGGCGAATAGgatcaaaagagaaattgTATCAAGGCTACCGCAAAACATTTCCAAAGTTGTAAGTAATATGGGACATCTCagagaaagaataataTACGAGGATCATAATCAAATTATTCATTCCCATTTCTTAAACAAAGATTTACAAGATTTGGGGTTCGGAATCGACGAAGATGTTTGGGAGTCTCATAAGTTGAATAAACTTGTGTATGAGTTCAACGTAAGTGAGAaacagttgaaaatgaagcGTAGTAGATGGTTATCGCAGATTATGGAATATTATCCTTTGCAATCGTTGGCTGAACTTTCTGTGGATCAGTTGGCCGATCAGTACCACAAAATTTCTCAAGAAGATAACTCTAAGGAGAATGCTTCCAAAAAACAACGTAACACTCCAGATAAGAAGGCTAGTAACGTAAATGATGCCGATGTCCAAGTTTCAACCACTGCAAGCAGTATATTGGATGTTCCCAAGAAAGGATCGATTTCACTAGTGGGCAGTGGTCCAGGATCTGTATCCATGCTCACGATTGGTGCCTTACATGAGATCAAAACTGCTGATCTCATTCTTGCAGATAAGTTGGTTCCTGAAAAGGTACTACAGTTAATACCACAAGGTACTGAGACCTTCATCGCCAGAAAATTCCCTGGTAATGCGGAAAGGGCACAAGAAGAACTTTTAGAGAAGGGTTTTGACGGTTTGCAGAAAGGATTGAAAGTAGTAAGATTAAAACAGGGAGACCCATATATATTTGGACGTGGTGGCGAAGAgttcctcttcttccagGACAA
Proteins encoded in this window:
- the BET3 gene encoding TRAPP complex core subunit BET3 (highly similar to uniprot|P36149 Saccharomyces cerevisiae YKR068C BET3 Hydrophilic protein that acts in conjunction with SNARE proteins in targeting and fusion of ER to Golgi transport vesicles component of the TRAPP (transport protein particle) complex), which produces MNTTTGTSKTASAANTTSLASSKTIKQIGETVWKNRTVKINAELFTLTYGSIVSQLCQDYQRDFKKVNDQLFSMGYNIGIRLIEDFLARTAIPRCDNFVTTSEVISKCAFKIFLNITPHVTNWSNTKNSFSLIFDENPLSDFVELPMDASKELWYSNILCGVLKGALEMVQLDCEVYFVSDVLRGNTQTELRVKLNKVLKDEMPAGED
- the ETT1 gene encoding Ett1p (similar to uniprot|Q6Q5I2 Saccharomyces cerevisiae YOR051C which is a model system for studying replication of positive-strand RNA viruses in their natural hosts), with product MAKRALGLGKSKKQKKQKVAVPEEQSSEGTVPAPSAANQIEIALDENEDADDELVQLKGLWETFLKDKDNQLLLNGVVHECDRLLRLQDNDSTIKLSDLFHSIYAQALAELTVFLPEETDDEEKKYERMNEFFDAALERYRLGAEKYPETPLLSLTQTKIILQRIPLQYISQLSPLDQNDEKYKLYDLLESAKSSYTLSSNQHQLAYDVLLSFYDLLDIIETFEDKEELEDGLDSDDEGEELVEVVLHENHPLTKIKKNMNQNYEWLKENLLNLFNDISSSFCNKVGPDIDKDHPTVVLFKSIARTLGQLYLKLAEEPSKTFAELMYDSDDEEQTDKEALEKAKNAQSKAIPLVEYAIRYLQEAKVEDEPQTWVDVAEAIIDLGNLYDYESKEQEDSYKRAEEILLKANKATHGKYQVILDNLLNKD
- the MET1 gene encoding uroporphyrinogen-III C-methyltransferase (similar to uniprot|P36150 Saccharomyces cerevisiae YKR069W MET1 S-adenosyl-L-methionine uroporphyrinogen III transmethylase), with the protein product MSVQNESRFIEKRFTPLITSLKSVGEQYLLIGTHSINVTQSRISSILDSGASCVVIHSGKNSDLKQLSQRFYGNNDVVLLDREFQLSDLTTLGRVAVGKIVDRVFVNLDSKQSLLIRDIFEQCQKLRIPINTHQRPEYSTFSICSTYNDPGQSGLQIAITTNGQGCLLANRIKREIVSRLPQNISKVVSNMGHLRERIIYEDHNQIIHSHFLNKDLQDLGFGIDEDVWESHKLNKLVYEFNVSEKQLKMKRSRWLSQIMEYYPLQSLAELSVDQLADQYHKISQEDNSKENASKKQRNTPDKKASNVNDADVQVSTTASSILDVPKKGSISLVGSGPGSVSMLTIGALHEIKTADLILADKLVPEKVLQLIPQGTETFIARKFPGNAERAQEELLEKGFDGLQKGLKVVRLKQGDPYIFGRGGEEFLFFQDKGYTPLVLPGLSSALAATVVSNIPATQRDVADQVLICTGTGRKGALPNIPEYVETRTTVFLMSLHRAQVLIDALLEKGWDENVPAAIVERASCPDQRITRTLLKNIPQTVEEIGSRPPGLLVVGNAINVLTDPELLKYDSSNTYHIEEGYEHVGFEDNVQKLLNI